Proteins found in one Lathamus discolor isolate bLatDis1 chromosome 7, bLatDis1.hap1, whole genome shotgun sequence genomic segment:
- the TKT gene encoding transketolase — MEDYHKPDQQTLQALKDTANRLRINSIKATTAAGSGHPTSCCSAAEIMSVLFFHTMKYKVQDPRNASNDRFILSKGHAAPILYSVWAEAGFLQEAELLNLRKIDSVLEGHPVPRQTFTDVATGSLGQGLGAACGMAYTGKFFDRASYRVYCLLGDGELSEGSVWEAMAFAGLYKLDNLVAIFDVNRLGQSDPAPLQHHVEIYQKRCEAFGWHAIIVDGHSVEELCKAFGQAKHQPTAIIAKTFKGRGISGVEDKESWHGKPLPKNMAEQVIQEIDDKIQNKKKLSPALPEEDAPVVNIRNIKMPSPPTYKVGEKWATRKAYGVALAKLGHANDRVIALDGDTKNSTFSELFKKEHPSRYIECYIAEQNMVSIAVGCATRDRTVAFASTFATFFTRAFDQIRMAAISESNINLCGSHCGVSIGEDGPSQMGLEDLCMFRAVPNATVFYPSDAVATEKAVEIAANTKGICFIRTSRPENPVIYNNNEDFHIGQAKVVLKSKDDQVTVIGAGVTLHEALAAAEQLRKEKIFIRVIDPFTIKPLDKKTILESARATKGRIITVEDHYHEGGIGEAVCAVVVGEPGITVNCLAVSHVPRSGKSAELLKMFGIDKDAIVQAVKVAVSKSRNAE; from the exons ATGGAGGATTACCACAAGCCCGACCAGCAGACCCTGCAGGCCCTGAAGGACACGGCCAACCGGCTCCGCATCAACTCTATCAAGGCCACCACTGCGGCCGGCTCTGG CCACCCTACATCATGTTGCAGTGCAGCAGAGATTATGTCTGTGCTGTTTTTCCATACCATGAAGTACAAAGTACAAGATCCGAGAAATGCCAGCAACGACCGGTTTATTCTTTCCAAG gGTCATGCAGCACCAATTTTATATTCTGTTTGGGCAGAGGCTGGCTTTCTACAAGAAGCAGAATTATTGAACTTGAGGAAAATTGATTCTGTCTTAGAAGGACACCCAGTGCCA AGACAAACATTCACTGACGTGGCCACTGGATCCCTCGGTCAGGGTCTCGGTGCGGCATGTGGAATGGCATACACTGGCAAATTCTTTGACAGAGCCAG cTATCGAGTGTATTGTCTGCTTGGAGATGGAGAGTTGTCTGAAGGCTCTGTTTGGGAGGCAATGGCCTTTGCTGGGCTTTACAAGCTCGATAATCTGGTTGCTATATTTGATGTTAACCGTCTTGGACAAAGTGaccctgctcctctgcagcatcATGTTGAGATTTACCAGAAACGCTGTGAAGCCTTTGG CTGGCATGCAATCATTGTTGATGGGCACAGTGTGGAGGAACTTTGCAAAGCCTTTGGCCAGGCCAAACATCAGCCAACAGCTATCATTGCAAAGACTTTTAAAGGCAGAGGCATATCAG GTGTTGAAGATAAGGAAAGCTGGCATGGGAAGCCCCTCCCAAAAAACATGGCTGAACAAGTCATTCAGGAAATAGATGACAAAatccaaaataagaaaaagctttctccAGCCCTCCCGGAAGAAGATGCGCCTGTAGTAAATATTAGAAACATTAAGATGCCATCTCCACCAACTTACAAAGTGGGAGAAAAG tgGGCTACCCGCAAAGCTTACGGTGTTGCGCTTGCAAAACTGGGCCATGCTAATGATCGAGTGATTGCTTTGGATGGAGACACAAAGAACTCCACGTTCTCGGAGCTTTTTAAGAAAGAACATCCCAGTCGCTACATTGAATGCTACATTGCTGAACAGAACATG GTGAGCATTGCGGTTGGTTGTGCCACTCGTGACAGAACTGTTGCTTTTGCCAGCACCTTTGCTACTTTCTTCACACGGGCATTTGACCAGATCCGCATGGCAGCCATCTCTGAGAGTAACATCAATCTCTGTGGGTCGCACTGCGGCGTTTCTATTG GTGAGGATGGGCCATCTCAGATGGGACTGGAGGATCTGTGCATGTTCAGAGCCGTTCCAAATGCCACTGTGTTTTACCCTAGTGATGCTGTAGCTACTGAAAAAGCAGTGGAAATAGCTGCCAACACCAAG GGCATTTGTTTCATAAGAACCAGTCGTCCTGAAAATCCTGTCATTTACAACAACAATGAGGATTTCCATATTGGGCAGGCAAAG GTGGTTCTGAAGAGTAAGGATGACCAGGTGACTGTGATTGGAGCAGGAGTCACTCTGCACGAggctctggctgcagcagaaCAGCTGAGAAAAG agaaaatttTCATCCGTGTGATTGATCCCTTCACTATAAAGCCCCTGGATAAGAAGACAATACTGGAAAGTGCTAGAGCGACCAAGGGCAGAATCATCACTGTTGAGGACCATTACCATGAAG